The following are encoded together in the Blattabacterium cuenoti BPAA genome:
- a CDS encoding 3-oxoacyl-ACP synthase III family protein, translated as MIRSIITGTGHYLPNKIIKRDHFMKHKFYDQKGFKIKKSNEEIINKFQKITEIEERRYINEGLFNSDIATIAAEKALKNSKICKEKIDYIISAHNYGDIHPISYQSDFVPSISAKIKNKLQIKNKRCRPYDMIFGCTGWIEGMILADQLLRSKYAKNILITSSETLSQVIDPHDRNAMIFSDGAGAAVLSAMEYLEENERYGIIHYDTQCDNNEKLYYLTNGPSLNPNYKKSLVNIRMNGRRIYEYALTEVPNMLKNMLDHANLHLHDIQKILLHQANAKMDYEILKRLLKLYDYTSLKKDCLSKMMPMTIQKFGNSSVSTVPTLLDLILKGKMPPHEIKPGDTILMASLGAGMNINGMIYRFPNKKK; from the coding sequence ATGATTCGATCAATCATTACAGGAACGGGGCATTATTTACCAAATAAGATTATAAAAAGAGATCATTTTATGAAACATAAATTTTATGATCAAAAAGGATTCAAAATTAAAAAATCTAATGAAGAAATCATTAATAAATTTCAAAAAATTACAGAAATAGAGGAAAGAAGATATATAAATGAAGGATTATTTAATTCTGATATTGCGACTATTGCGGCCGAAAAAGCCTTAAAAAATTCTAAAATTTGTAAAGAAAAAATAGATTATATCATATCGGCTCATAACTATGGAGATATTCATCCTATTTCTTATCAATCTGATTTTGTCCCTTCTATCTCTGCTAAAATCAAAAATAAACTTCAAATAAAAAACAAAAGATGTAGACCATATGATATGATTTTTGGTTGCACAGGTTGGATAGAAGGAATGATTTTAGCAGATCAACTTTTACGATCTAAATATGCTAAAAACATATTAATTACTAGTTCTGAAACCTTATCTCAAGTCATAGATCCACATGATAGAAATGCAATGATTTTTTCCGATGGTGCAGGAGCGGCTGTTTTATCTGCTATGGAATATTTAGAAGAAAACGAAAGATATGGAATTATCCATTATGATACTCAATGTGACAATAATGAAAAATTATATTATTTAACGAATGGGCCTTCTTTAAATCCTAATTATAAGAAATCTTTAGTTAATATTAGAATGAATGGAAGAAGAATTTATGAATATGCATTAACAGAAGTCCCAAACATGTTAAAAAATATGCTTGATCATGCTAATTTACATCTTCATGATATTCAGAAAATTCTTCTTCATCAAGCTAATGCTAAAATGGATTATGAAATTTTAAAAAGATTATTGAAATTGTATGATTATACATCCTTAAAAAAGGATTGTTTATCGAAAATGATGCCTATGACAATCCAAAAATTTGGAAATTCTTCTGTATCTACTGTTCCCACTTTATTGGATTTGATTCTTAAAGGAAAAATGCCTCCTCATGAAATAAAACCTGGAGATACAATTCTTATGGCTTCCTTAGGTGCTGGAATGAATATTAATGGAATGATTTACCGTTTTCCAAACAAAAAAAAATAA
- a CDS encoding type B 50S ribosomal protein L31, with protein MNKKIHPKNYRPVVFKDINNEKIIICKSTVTTKDSIHINGSDYPLYKMEISSYSHPFFTGEKRFLGKTGPAEKFKKKYEKYKKF; from the coding sequence ATGAATAAAAAAATACATCCCAAAAACTATAGACCTGTTGTTTTTAAAGATATTAATAATGAAAAAATAATTATTTGTAAATCTACAGTAACAACAAAAGATTCTATCCACATAAATGGAAGTGATTATCCATTATATAAAATGGAAATATCCAGTTATTCACATCCATTTTTTACTGGAGAAAAAAGATTTTTAGGAAAAACAGGTCCAGCCGAAAAATTTAAGAAAAAGTATGAAAAATATAAAAAATTCTAG